A stretch of the Chlamydia pecorum E58 genome encodes the following:
- a CDS encoding SycD/LcrH family type III secretion system chaperone, with product MSNPTGKSSGKSNQTYKPSASFNKKNRSRLAELAAQKKANEDNLEQKYPIPTEEETKQAMVNILEGLSNGLTLQQILGISDVLLEEIYTISYSLYSQGKYLEAVGLFQVLVASKPQCYKYMLGLSSCFHQLKLYNEAAFGFFLAFDAQPENPIPPYYIADSLLKLDQLDEAQNFLDITTDICKDKPEYKILKERCNIMKQSIAKQREEEEKAASSTKASSTTTKKAKAPSKKKNDSKKGKKK from the coding sequence ATGAGCAATCCTACTGGCAAATCGAGCGGCAAATCGAACCAGACTTACAAACCTTCGGCGTCATTTAACAAAAAAAACCGCAGTCGGTTAGCGGAGCTTGCGGCCCAGAAAAAAGCGAATGAGGACAACTTAGAGCAAAAGTATCCGATTCCTACAGAAGAAGAGACGAAGCAAGCGATGGTCAACATCTTAGAAGGCTTGAGCAATGGGTTAACCTTACAACAGATCTTGGGGATTTCTGATGTTCTCTTAGAGGAAATTTACACTATTAGCTACAGTCTGTATTCCCAAGGAAAGTACCTTGAGGCTGTAGGGTTATTCCAAGTACTTGTTGCATCAAAGCCGCAGTGCTATAAGTACATGTTAGGATTAAGCTCATGCTTCCATCAACTCAAGTTGTATAATGAGGCTGCCTTTGGATTTTTCCTAGCCTTTGATGCACAACCTGAAAACCCAATTCCTCCTTATTACATTGCAGATAGTCTTCTTAAGCTCGACCAATTAGACGAAGCACAAAATTTCTTAGATATCACTACAGATATTTGTAAAGACAAGCCCGAGTATAAAATACTTAAAGAGCGCTGCAATATTATGAAGCAATCCATTGCAAAACAGCGGGAAGAAGAAGAAAAAGCAGCTTCTTCAACAAAAGCAAGTTCAACAACAACAAAAAAAGCCAAAGCTCCTAGCAAAAAGAAAAATGATTCTAAGAAAGGCAAGAAAAAATAG
- a CDS encoding type III secretion system membrane protein, which produces MSLSSTSGPESNKNIISQALASSPQGVPDQDKLTGKENKQVQQTRAGFDTQMQSDAKLAGVEGKGTAVAALEGQGLAATASLTADSENLEGIGLGGNATAQLSGTAQASAGARTETSGIKELAKTQVSGLSTEERALLQEIQSLVSEATSGTGSVKFNLTTPELTPPKITPRQDVSEIAMALAKAISALGESTAAAVSNYMSTQAQADLSNKISLEKQGLKIEAERKEFQKMKELEAKAKDTKTLDAVNTACIAISVTLAVVSVVVACFTCGAGLIGLAATAAVGAGAAAATSTATAVATQITMQAVIQAIKTAVVEAIKQAITQAIKIAIKQGIKAAIKFLVKTLSKAAVKAATRIFSSGKSIISKSFPKLSKVMNALGNKWVGIGISMATAVPSLIKGIGQIDISNKQQELAQLQKEVGKLLAQSEMLKMFTQFWMQASKIAAKQTSQSEEMTQQATKLGAQIGKAFAAISAGLASAV; this is translated from the coding sequence ATGTCTCTTTCATCTACTTCAGGACCCGAAAGCAATAAAAACATTATCAGCCAAGCGCTTGCCTCTTCTCCTCAAGGAGTCCCTGATCAAGATAAACTTACAGGGAAAGAAAACAAACAAGTACAGCAAACACGCGCAGGGTTCGATACTCAGATGCAAAGCGACGCTAAGCTCGCAGGCGTTGAAGGCAAGGGGACAGCAGTAGCTGCCCTTGAAGGACAAGGTCTCGCTGCAACGGCAAGTCTTACCGCAGATTCAGAGAATCTTGAGGGGATTGGCCTTGGGGGAAATGCCACAGCACAACTTTCAGGAACAGCTCAGGCCTCTGCTGGGGCGAGAACTGAGACCTCAGGAATTAAAGAGCTGGCTAAAACTCAAGTTTCTGGGTTGTCTACCGAAGAACGAGCCCTACTACAAGAGATTCAATCCCTAGTTAGCGAGGCCACTTCGGGAACAGGCAGTGTTAAGTTTAATTTAACTACTCCTGAACTCACACCTCCAAAAATCACCCCACGCCAAGATGTCTCAGAGATTGCTATGGCTCTAGCAAAGGCGATCTCTGCCCTAGGAGAGTCCACTGCTGCTGCTGTGTCCAACTATATGAGCACACAGGCACAAGCTGACCTCTCTAACAAAATCTCCCTAGAAAAACAAGGCCTCAAAATCGAAGCCGAGCGTAAAGAATTTCAAAAAATGAAAGAGCTTGAGGCAAAAGCTAAAGATACAAAAACTCTCGATGCTGTAAACACAGCATGCATTGCGATCTCTGTAACGCTAGCTGTGGTTTCTGTTGTTGTTGCCTGCTTCACTTGCGGAGCAGGATTGATCGGCTTAGCCGCAACAGCAGCTGTAGGAGCAGGAGCTGCTGCTGCAACGTCTACAGCGACTGCAGTTGCAACACAGATTACTATGCAGGCAGTCATTCAAGCAATAAAAACTGCTGTTGTTGAAGCCATCAAACAGGCTATCACACAAGCGATCAAAATAGCTATCAAACAAGGGATTAAAGCTGCAATTAAATTCCTCGTAAAGACCCTCTCAAAAGCTGCCGTAAAAGCAGCTACTAGGATCTTTTCATCGGGGAAAAGTATAATTTCCAAATCCTTCCCAAAACTCTCAAAAGTTATGAATGCCCTAGGGAATAAATGGGTAGGTATTGGCATTAGCATGGCAACAGCAGTCCCAAGTTTAATCAAAGGGATAGGGCAAATAGATATCTCCAACAAACAACAAGAATTAGCTCAGCTACAGAAAGAAGTTGGAAAGCTCTTAGCACAATCAGAAATGCTAAAAATGTTTACACAGTTTTGGATGCAGGCGAGCAAAATCGCTGCAAAACAAACTAGCCAATCCGAAGAAATGACACAACAAGCGACAAAGCTCGGTGCTCAAATAGGTAAAGCCTTTGCTGCTATCAGTGCTGGTCTTGCCAGTGCAGTATAA
- the mutL gene encoding DNA mismatch repair endonuclease MutL yields the protein MSQRSPIQLLDTITVNQIAAGEVIENAASVVKELIENALDAGADEIELETLGGGQGLIIVKDNGCGMTQEDVSLALQRHATSKIRDFSDIFSLHSFGFRGEALPSIASISRMEILSSLQEGEGVRCVIQGGESVLCEPAARRRGTTITVDSLFYNVPVRKGFQKSPHVDRMLMRKMLENRILATEAVGWSWISERSQELLVLKHQGFADRVALVMGENFMQEALEIDTHDGDVRIKGFFGSLNFHRPSRQGQRIFVNDRPVESGFISRKVGEMFSVLLPVQRYPVFVLKLYLPPARCDFNVHPQKTEVRIFQEELVGEKLKICLSEVLMRSQQIPREPQPPSCISEVPFPTPTIFEPRDLSEDLLEKEVGGFSLEEALPPKQEFAQGQKNSLQIDWLEACNVRFLTSLGKVVLAEDFEGVYAIFPDVLRKHLFYLSLQEPQQHKSQTFLIPLTLQVTPQESQVLLLYMEELCQFGIELSQVGPQVFIIESAPEFIEEEELKAWMLLLASEQRERVGREAFLMFIRETLSRGVFSKSPRVFDASWLTLLWGLGKPERAFDGTQIYRRLLDTDFLGG from the coding sequence ATGTCTCAAAGAAGTCCGATTCAGCTTTTGGATACAATTACTGTGAACCAAATTGCTGCAGGGGAAGTGATAGAAAATGCGGCTTCTGTGGTTAAGGAGTTAATAGAGAACGCCTTGGATGCTGGAGCAGACGAAATCGAGCTTGAGACTCTAGGAGGTGGGCAGGGGCTGATCATTGTAAAGGACAATGGCTGTGGGATGACGCAAGAGGATGTTTCTTTAGCGTTGCAACGTCATGCGACCTCGAAAATTCGTGATTTTTCAGATATTTTTTCTTTACATAGTTTTGGTTTTCGTGGTGAGGCTTTGCCTTCCATAGCCTCTATCTCTAGGATGGAGATCCTTTCCTCTTTGCAAGAGGGAGAGGGGGTGCGCTGTGTGATTCAAGGGGGGGAGAGTGTATTATGTGAGCCCGCAGCGAGGCGGCGAGGGACTACAATAACTGTGGACTCTTTATTTTATAATGTCCCTGTGAGGAAGGGGTTTCAAAAGAGTCCTCACGTGGATCGCATGTTGATGCGGAAGATGTTAGAGAATCGCATTTTAGCTACAGAAGCTGTGGGTTGGTCTTGGATTAGTGAAAGAAGCCAAGAGTTGCTAGTGCTCAAGCATCAGGGATTTGCGGATAGGGTCGCGTTAGTGATGGGAGAGAATTTTATGCAGGAGGCTCTCGAAATTGATACGCATGATGGAGATGTTCGCATTAAGGGATTTTTTGGTTCGTTAAACTTTCATCGTCCTTCCCGACAAGGGCAAAGAATCTTTGTAAATGATCGTCCCGTAGAATCTGGATTTATTTCTCGCAAGGTAGGGGAGATGTTTTCTGTCTTGCTGCCTGTACAACGTTATCCTGTATTTGTATTAAAATTATATCTGCCTCCCGCAAGGTGTGACTTTAATGTGCACCCACAAAAAACAGAAGTGAGGATTTTTCAAGAGGAGCTCGTGGGGGAAAAACTTAAGATATGTTTATCCGAAGTGCTCATGCGTTCACAACAAATCCCAAGGGAGCCTCAACCTCCTTCTTGTATCTCAGAGGTTCCTTTTCCTACGCCTACAATTTTTGAGCCTAGAGACCTCTCTGAGGATCTCCTAGAGAAGGAAGTGGGGGGCTTTTCTCTAGAAGAGGCGCTCCCTCCAAAACAAGAATTTGCACAGGGACAAAAAAATTCTTTGCAAATAGATTGGTTAGAAGCGTGTAATGTTCGATTTTTAACTTCTTTAGGAAAGGTAGTCTTAGCAGAAGATTTTGAGGGTGTGTATGCCATTTTCCCCGATGTGTTACGGAAGCATTTGTTTTATTTGTCTTTGCAAGAACCGCAGCAACATAAAAGCCAAACGTTTTTGATTCCACTTACTTTGCAGGTTACGCCTCAGGAAAGCCAAGTGCTTTTGTTATATATGGAAGAGTTGTGTCAGTTTGGGATAGAACTTTCTCAAGTAGGACCCCAGGTATTTATCATCGAAAGTGCTCCAGAGTTTATTGAAGAAGAGGAACTGAAGGCATGGATGTTATTGCTCGCTTCAGAACAGCGTGAGAGGGTAGGTCGTGAAGCATTTTTGATGTTTATACGAGAAACGCTGTCTCGTGGGGTCTTTTCTAAAAGTCCTCGCGTTTTTGATGCTTCTTGGTTAACTCTTCTTTGGGGCTTGGGGAAGCCAGAACGAGCTTTTGATGGGACACAAATTTATCGTCGACTTTTAGATACAGATTTTCTTGGAGGATAG
- a CDS encoding M24 family metallopeptidase, whose product MTQDRIVRAQQALKTQGIDAIFIERGEDIAYFLYDEAVSGGLLIGQEEAVLFVQRMDKDLYAKIQCVPLVFCRQDYTQELSQFIQSRAYQSVGFDSQHTSYESYEAKKQFSCHWEPLKLFVEKLRSIKSAQEITQMRQAAALGSLGYDYVLSILREGITEKEVARKLRTFWAEAGATGPSFPPIIAFGEHAAFPHAIVTDRPLCKGDIVLIDIGVLLNGYCSDMTRTIAWGTPHPQLIESYPIVVEAQKAAIALCKEGALCGDIHEEVIRVLREQNLDPYFFHGTGHGVGRDVHEYPRLSPAGKTLVLESSMTVTVEPGVYFPGIGGIRIEDTLAIQGSKNFNLTERPVSPELICL is encoded by the coding sequence ATGACGCAAGATCGGATTGTACGCGCACAACAGGCACTAAAGACACAAGGGATAGACGCAATATTTATCGAAAGAGGAGAAGACATCGCGTATTTTCTTTACGATGAAGCTGTATCTGGAGGACTATTGATTGGGCAAGAAGAAGCGGTGCTTTTTGTCCAAAGGATGGACAAGGATCTTTATGCAAAAATCCAATGCGTGCCGCTAGTTTTTTGCCGTCAAGATTATACCCAGGAGTTGTCTCAGTTTATACAGTCGCGCGCATATCAAAGTGTGGGATTCGATAGTCAGCATACCTCTTATGAGAGCTATGAAGCAAAAAAACAGTTCTCTTGCCATTGGGAGCCTTTAAAACTATTTGTTGAAAAATTGCGAAGCATAAAGTCTGCCCAGGAAATTACACAAATGCGTCAAGCTGCAGCTTTAGGATCCTTAGGATATGATTATGTACTCTCGATCCTAAGAGAAGGGATAACAGAAAAAGAAGTCGCAAGAAAATTACGCACATTTTGGGCTGAGGCTGGAGCTACAGGCCCCTCCTTTCCTCCGATCATTGCTTTTGGAGAGCATGCAGCCTTTCCCCATGCTATTGTCACAGATCGTCCTTTATGCAAGGGAGATATTGTCCTTATAGATATTGGAGTGCTTCTGAATGGATACTGCTCCGACATGACTCGTACTATTGCTTGGGGGACCCCCCATCCACAACTGATAGAGAGTTATCCCATAGTTGTAGAGGCGCAGAAAGCTGCAATTGCTCTATGCAAAGAAGGCGCCCTTTGTGGAGATATTCATGAGGAAGTCATACGAGTTTTAAGAGAGCAGAACTTAGACCCCTACTTCTTCCATGGGACAGGACACGGTGTAGGAAGAGACGTCCATGAGTATCCACGTCTTTCTCCTGCTGGGAAAACCCTTGTTTTAGAATCTTCTATGACTGTAACTGTAGAACCCGGAGTCTATTTCCC